One Malania oleifera isolate guangnan ecotype guangnan chromosome 9, ASM2987363v1, whole genome shotgun sequence DNA segment encodes these proteins:
- the LOC131163407 gene encoding agamous-like MADS-box protein AGL62, protein MVVRKSKGRQKVPMAKMTSDSNLQVTFSKRRAGLFKKASELCTLCGAEIAIIVFSPGNKAFSFGHPSVESIMDRFVNCAPPSAVAGGTFQLVEAHRNASVRELNVQLTQVQNQLEAEKKRAEALGEARKATQHCWWEAPVEELNLRQLEQLKGALEEVKRNAAKQVDRMSVDAATKPPVQAPNVPVPVPAPNVPLPAPNVPMPLFGALFDGKSGGFGGFGGGAPMVPPHAYDLGYGRGFF, encoded by the coding sequence ATGGTGGTGCGTAAGAGCAAAGGTCGCCAAAAGGTTCCCATGGCGAAGATGACCAGCGACAGCAACCTCCAAGTCACCTTCTCAAAACGCCGAGCAGGTCTGTTCAAGAAAGCCAGCGAGCTTTGCACCCTCTGCGGCGCTGAGATCGCCATCATCGTCTTCTCCCCGGGAAACAAGGCCTTCTCCTTCGGCCACCCTTCCGTCGAATCCATCATGGACCGCTTCGTCAACTGCGCCCCGCCGTCCGCGGTGGCCGGCGGCACGTTCCAGCTGGTGGAGGCGCACCGCAACGCGAGCGTGCGCGAACTCAACGTGCAGCTCACGCAGGTGCAGAACCAGTTAGAGGCGGAGAAGAAGCGCGCGGAGGCTCTGGGGGAGGCGAGGAAGGCGACGCAGCACTGCTGGTGGGAGGCGCCAGTGGAGGAGCTCAATCTGCGGCAGCTGGAGCAGCTGAAGGGGGCGTTGGAGGAGGTCAAAAGGAACGCGGCGAAGCAGGTGGACAGGATGTCGGTCGATGCGGCGACCAAACCGCCGGTGCAGGCCCCAAACGTGCCGGTGCCGGTGCCGGCTCCAAACGTGCCTTTGCCGGCGCCAAACGTGCCGATGCCGTTGTTTGGAGCTTTGTTTGACGGGAAGAGCGGTGGCTTTGGTGGGTTTGGTGGTGGCGCGCCCATGGTGCCTCCGCATGCATATGATTTGGGGTATGGACGTGGGTTCTTCTGA